A portion of the Helicoverpa zea isolate HzStark_Cry1AcR chromosome 25, ilHelZeax1.1, whole genome shotgun sequence genome contains these proteins:
- the LOC124642728 gene encoding trypsin 3A1-like — protein sequence MCDYCRVLSFVCALFVIRFLGCTNVTYSGVLSSECVTQYYRMFITRRVPPRTYLYFHEATPPQQLEPRNEDSRDADKPVTIDWRIVGGSQVTIEQVPYQVLYGLYCGGTIIAPEWIITAAHCKTKETFVLAGSSQRSLAKKYRICAHFVHPLWNTTRLHSHDYDYQLVLLETAIPVTPSSRPIAIGVTEDIVEGQLVSVSGWGHTKYKQRVMQDIVRRVRVPVMAPAQCKSLPLTNYKTITPRMFCAGYLNGTKDSCQGDSGGPAVSNGKLVGLVSFGVGCAMKEQPGVYSNIPLVRGWIRQVTGLPL from the exons ATGTGTGATTATTGTCGTGTGTTGAGTTTCGTCTGTGCGCTGTTCGTGATCCGGTTTTTGGGGTGCACTAATG TGACATACAGCGGGGTCTTATCAAGCGAGTGCGTCACGCAATACTACCGCATGTTCATCACCCGCCGGGTCCCACCCCGCACCTACCTGTACTTCCACGAAGCCACCCCCCCTCAGCAGCTAGAGCCAAGGAATGAAGACTCGAGGGATGCTGACAAACCCGTCACT ATTGACTGGAGGATAGTAGGAGGGAGCCAGGTGACGATAGAGCAGGTTCCATACCAGGTGCTGTACGGCCTCTATTGTGGAGGCACCATCATTGCTCCCGAGTGGATCATCACAGCTGCGCATTGTAA GACGAAAGAAACCTTCGTACTAGCAGGGTCTTCACAACGCAGCTTAGCCAAGAAGTACCGCATCTGTGCCCACTTCGTGCATCCCTTGTGGAACACCACGCGCCTTCACTCCCACGACTATGATTACCAGCTCGTGTTGTTGGAGACGGCTATTCCTGTCACTCCTAGCTCGAGACCTATTGCTATAGGGGTTACTGAGGATATTGTGGAAGGACAGCTGGTTTCTGTCAGTGGGTGGGGACATACGAAGTATAAG CAACGCGTAATGCAAGACATAGTGCGGCGAGTGCGGGTACCGGTGATGGCGCCTGCGCAGTGTAAGTCGCTCCCGCTTACCAACTACAAGACCATCACGCCGCGGATGTTCTGCGCAGGGTATCTTAACGGGACCAAGGATTCTTGCCAG GGCGATTCAGGAGGTCCAGCGGTCAGCAACGGCAAGCTAGTAGGCCTGGTTTCCTTCGGAGTCGGCTGTGCCATGAAGGAGCAACCAGGGGTCTACAGCAACATCCCCCTGGTCAGGGGCTGGATCCGACAGGTCACCGGGTTGCCGCTTTGA